Proteins encoded together in one Sulfuricurvum sp. IAE1 window:
- a CDS encoding DUF5989 family protein, translating into MSFLQELWAFMKARKKLWLAPIIFLMLLLGALIVLAEGSVVAPFIYTLF; encoded by the coding sequence ATGTCTTTTTTACAAGAGCTGTGGGCATTCATGAAAGCCCGTAAAAAACTTTGGCTGGCTCCGATTATTTTTCTCATGCTGTTGCTCGGGGCATTGATCGTTTTGGCAGAAGGAAGCGTTGTGGCCCCCTTCATTTACACGCTGTTTTAG
- a CDS encoding glycosyltransferase — translation MKILVVADGIGEEIYDRAFYEALLELGHDAHRFTWKEYYRHYQYPNRFDTDGNSIKSLYYRIQNRFITGPVTAKINSDLIKRCKQLHPDLVFIYRGTHIYPSTIRDIRKTGALVFGYNNDDPFSPEYPRYFWRHFRRSIPFYDHIFAYRWKNIDDYHRMGYRKTSLLRSYYLKKNNFRSDAVQPAYACDVIFIGHFENDGRDLAIKALLDAGVDLKLFGTGWETSDLHDFFVQRFGAIKPLYHAEYNKALNSAKIALVFLSKLNNDTYTRRCFEIPATGTMMMAEYTADLAGMFEEGKDAEFFRNHDELVEKVLRYIRHPERISEVGSTGYARLLADGHEVTDRAASVVEQYYQCKGIN, via the coding sequence ATGAAAATTTTGGTCGTTGCCGACGGAATCGGCGAAGAAATTTACGACAGGGCTTTTTACGAAGCACTTTTGGAACTGGGCCACGATGCCCATCGTTTTACATGGAAAGAATACTATCGCCACTACCAGTATCCCAACCGTTTCGACACCGACGGAAACAGCATCAAATCTCTCTATTACCGGATTCAAAATCGCTTCATTACCGGACCGGTGACCGCGAAGATCAATTCTGATCTGATCAAACGCTGTAAACAGCTTCATCCCGACCTTGTTTTCATCTATCGCGGAACGCACATCTACCCTTCGACAATACGTGACATCCGCAAAACCGGGGCGCTTGTTTTCGGCTACAATAATGACGATCCTTTTTCCCCCGAATATCCCCGCTACTTCTGGCGTCATTTTAGACGTTCCATCCCCTTTTACGACCACATTTTTGCGTATCGCTGGAAAAACATCGACGATTATCACCGTATGGGTTATCGCAAAACTTCCCTGTTGCGTTCGTATTACCTAAAAAAGAACAATTTTCGATCGGATGCCGTACAGCCGGCCTATGCGTGCGATGTAATCTTCATCGGCCATTTTGAAAACGACGGAAGGGATTTGGCTATCAAGGCGCTACTCGATGCCGGGGTCGATCTGAAACTGTTCGGTACAGGATGGGAGACATCCGACCTTCACGATTTTTTCGTTCAACGGTTCGGTGCCATCAAACCGCTTTATCACGCAGAGTACAACAAAGCGCTCAACAGTGCAAAAATTGCGCTAGTCTTTCTGTCCAAGCTAAACAATGACACCTACACCCGAAGATGTTTTGAAATACCCGCAACCGGAACAATGATGATGGCCGAATACACCGCCGATTTGGCCGGTATGTTTGAAGAAGGCAAAGATGCGGAGTTTTTTCGGAATCATGACGAACTCGTTGAAAAAGTGCTCCGCTATATTCGGCATCCCGAACGGATTTCCGAAGTTGGCTCCACCGGTTATGCACGGCTACTCGCCGACGGGCACGAAGTAACCGACAGGGCAGCCAGCGTGGTCGAACAATATTATCAATGCAAAGGGATCAACTAA
- a CDS encoding FkbM family methyltransferase, with translation MIKKIYQKINYLYKCYILKDKLTLAYDQWVHDNAENTLRLDYPLNRNSIVFDVGGYQGEFAEKIYEKFECTVYVFEPVTKFYEIIQKKFDGNKKIHTFNFGLSDTNTSFEISVADDASSIYKKNDLSEVIRLVNITDFIAQHNIKYVNLLKINIEGGEFELLPEMIRTGFVESIDNIQVQFHNFIADAEAKRQAIRKNLSKTHHLTYDYYFIWENWEKNN, from the coding sequence ATGATAAAAAAAATTTACCAAAAAATTAATTATTTATATAAATGCTATATTTTAAAAGATAAGTTAACATTGGCTTATGATCAATGGGTTCACGACAATGCCGAAAATACCCTGCGATTGGATTACCCATTGAATCGTAATTCTATTGTCTTTGATGTCGGAGGATATCAAGGAGAATTCGCTGAAAAAATTTATGAAAAGTTTGAATGTACTGTGTATGTTTTTGAACCCGTTACAAAATTTTATGAAATCATTCAAAAAAAATTTGACGGAAATAAAAAAATACATACGTTTAACTTTGGTCTATCTGATACTAATACATCTTTCGAAATCAGTGTCGCAGATGACGCTTCGTCCATCTACAAAAAAAATGATTTGTCAGAAGTGATAAGATTAGTCAATATAACTGATTTTATCGCGCAACATAATATAAAATATGTAAATTTACTCAAGATAAATATCGAGGGTGGTGAATTCGAATTACTTCCCGAAATGATCCGTACAGGATTTGTAGAATCTATTGATAATATTCAAGTTCAATTTCATAATTTTATAGCTGATGCAGAAGCAAAGAGACAAGCAATCAGAAAAAATTTATCTAAAACCCACCATCTGACATACGATTATTATTTTATTTGGGAAAACTGGGAAAAAAACAATTAA
- a CDS encoding methyltransferase domain-containing protein: protein MIKQWALDVLCCPKCAGALATAEEGVRCEKCGKTYPYENGILRFVEMDNYAESFGFQWNHFKKTQHDSANEYAHSTRRFLAETGWNEQDLAGNTVLDGGCGNGRFTEIALRMGAKVIALDLSNAVETCYSNMTEAGFTNENFLVVQASFYEMPVREKSLDKAFSLGVLQHTPNPRLSLEKIASLVKPGGAIAFWVYEKNWKMWMDYRYYFRTVTKYLSKNANWKLSLFLTHTFFPLAWVLNKYLGLPGKVISRVFLPIAFRRVHSSMGYADSKTWTLLDTFDNLSPRYDLPISEKEIFQWLEACGFGGIVRQSTPGLAVKATKK, encoded by the coding sequence ATGATTAAACAATGGGCTTTGGATGTCTTGTGCTGTCCGAAATGCGCGGGAGCACTAGCGACTGCCGAAGAAGGGGTACGATGCGAAAAATGCGGCAAAACCTATCCCTACGAAAACGGTATTCTCCGTTTCGTCGAGATGGATAATTATGCCGAAAGCTTCGGATTTCAATGGAATCACTTCAAAAAAACACAGCATGATTCCGCAAACGAATACGCTCATTCGACCCGCCGCTTTCTCGCCGAAACCGGATGGAATGAACAGGATCTTGCCGGCAACACCGTACTAGACGGAGGATGCGGCAACGGCCGTTTTACCGAAATAGCTCTCAGAATGGGCGCCAAAGTCATCGCACTCGATCTTTCCAACGCGGTCGAAACCTGTTATTCCAATATGACCGAAGCAGGTTTTACCAACGAAAATTTTCTGGTTGTTCAGGCCTCATTTTATGAAATGCCGGTCAGGGAAAAAAGTCTGGATAAAGCGTTCAGTCTGGGTGTTTTGCAACATACCCCCAATCCCCGTCTTTCGCTCGAAAAAATTGCATCCCTCGTAAAACCGGGTGGAGCAATCGCATTTTGGGTATACGAAAAAAACTGGAAAATGTGGATGGATTACCGTTACTATTTTCGAACAGTTACCAAATATCTTTCTAAAAATGCCAATTGGAAACTAAGTCTTTTTTTGACCCATACGTTCTTTCCACTCGCCTGGGTCCTGAACAAATACCTCGGATTGCCGGGAAAAGTTATCAGCCGCGTATTTTTGCCGATCGCTTTTCGCCGCGTCCACTCGTCAATGGGATATGCCGATTCCAAGACATGGACTTTGCTGGACACGTTTGACAACCTTTCACCGCGATACGACCTGCCGATTTCCGAAAAAGAGATATTTCAATGGTTGGAAGCCTGCGGCTTCGGCGGCATCGTACGTCAGTCCACTCCGGGATTGGCCGTCAAAGCAACCAAAAAATGA
- a CDS encoding FkbM family methyltransferase, protein MHTYNSLKKIIKSNELLYSFYQSIRYPKAASVKNLFQKVNKKITVENLNGFYFDGKDSWVRVYDNLEFLYVNSQLGGLLELEKKTGFETAQIKLLEKNFHDGDIFVDIGANFGLYSIFVEKKFPNSSIHAFEPVPETFTILQKNIAHNLCSHIAINNIGLSNKNDILKFTCDKYAGNHIVLDPTDQDDTVSINVITLDEYAEKNNLSKIDFIKCDVEGAELFVLQGATKIITRDHPIILIEIHNNWTQRFNYTTNDVINYLISFGYKMKMIDYKTRTVEEYDPFRQAEIYDYIFYKNDIIL, encoded by the coding sequence ATGCATACATACAATTCGCTCAAAAAAATAATTAAAAGTAATGAACTTCTTTATTCTTTCTACCAATCAATACGCTATCCAAAAGCTGCAAGCGTTAAAAATCTTTTTCAAAAAGTCAATAAAAAAATTACCGTTGAAAATCTTAATGGATTTTACTTCGATGGCAAAGATAGCTGGGTTAGAGTTTACGATAATTTAGAATTCCTGTACGTTAATAGTCAATTAGGTGGATTATTGGAACTTGAAAAAAAAACGGGTTTTGAAACTGCACAAATAAAGCTATTGGAAAAAAATTTCCACGATGGTGATATATTTGTAGATATAGGCGCCAATTTTGGCTTATATAGTATTTTTGTTGAAAAAAAGTTTCCAAACTCGTCGATACATGCTTTTGAACCCGTACCCGAAACCTTTACAATTCTTCAAAAAAACATAGCCCACAATCTTTGCTCGCATATTGCTATCAACAATATTGGACTTTCCAATAAAAATGATATTTTAAAGTTTACGTGTGATAAATATGCAGGTAATCATATCGTCTTAGATCCCACAGATCAAGACGATACTGTATCCATCAATGTCATCACACTCGACGAATATGCAGAAAAAAACAATTTATCCAAAATTGACTTTATTAAATGTGACGTTGAAGGTGCAGAATTATTTGTACTCCAGGGAGCGACTAAAATAATTACTCGAGATCACCCAATTATTTTGATAGAAATACATAATAATTGGACTCAAAGATTTAATTATACGACCAATGATGTTATCAATTATCTAATAAGTTTCGGATATAAAATGAAAATGATTGATTATAAAACAAGAACCGTAGAAGAATACGATCCATTCAGGCAAGCTGAAATATATGATTATATTTTTTATAAAAATGACATAATTTTATAA
- the asnB gene encoding asparagine synthase (glutamine-hydrolyzing) — protein MCGICGAYSHHENIRPDRLRAAINTFSPRGPDHQETWSQDNVGLGHARLAILDLDAKANQPMTSRCGRYVIVYNGEIYNFQDIKNDLAGESIPWHTHSDTEVILEAYKKWGTECLNRFNGMFAFAIWDKKDQQLFCARDRMGKKPFYYALNENGFYFASRPSALFEMDTISKEIDLQALRIYFEIGYIPGELSIYRAVKMLPPAHYLIFKNKTVKQTRYWDYRQIEPDPSMLDCSEDELLDELDELLVSAVKYRLIADVPVGTFLSGGIDSSLVTAIAAKLTSHPLSTFSIGFNEPRWDESVHAANVARHLKTNHFTETLDIANLIDLMPTFVQNFDEPFFDSSAFPTMAVSRLARHHVTVSLTGDGADELFGGYHYYNIVDKLQPFYRFPKPLRSPFAHIVGMIPSHKFKLLSKALQQEDLAAAFAFSRSISKDFNGVLDDTVLKQTSSIRDFFSHASAEMPGRLDPIERSMRLDAFFTLPDDYLQKVDIASMAFSLETRSPFLDYRIVEWAARLPSRFKVRNGVNKYLLRKLAYRYVPQEILDRPKQGFGVPVGDWIKKDLAGHYQQLLSDSTAPHLNKHKIRELLEIHTSGKRDIHPLLWAIYTYLLWEKHYD, from the coding sequence ATGTGCGGAATCTGCGGTGCTTATTCGCATCATGAAAACATTCGACCCGATCGGCTTCGTGCAGCCATCAATACGTTCAGTCCCAGAGGACCGGACCACCAGGAAACATGGAGTCAGGATAATGTCGGTTTAGGACACGCACGCCTGGCGATTCTCGACCTTGATGCCAAGGCCAATCAACCCATGACGTCACGATGCGGCCGCTACGTTATCGTATACAACGGCGAAATCTATAATTTCCAGGACATCAAAAACGATCTCGCAGGCGAATCCATCCCGTGGCACACCCATTCCGACACGGAAGTCATTCTGGAAGCCTACAAAAAATGGGGCACGGAATGCCTGAACCGATTTAACGGCATGTTTGCTTTTGCAATCTGGGACAAAAAAGACCAACAGCTTTTCTGTGCACGCGACAGAATGGGGAAAAAACCCTTTTATTACGCCCTCAACGAAAACGGTTTTTATTTCGCCTCACGCCCTTCCGCGCTGTTCGAAATGGACACTATTTCCAAGGAGATCGACCTTCAGGCTCTTCGGATCTATTTCGAAATCGGATACATTCCCGGAGAGCTGTCGATTTACCGGGCGGTCAAAATGCTTCCACCCGCCCATTATCTGATCTTCAAAAACAAAACGGTCAAACAAACCCGATATTGGGATTATCGCCAGATCGAACCCGATCCATCGATGCTGGACTGTTCCGAAGACGAGTTGCTGGACGAACTCGACGAGTTGCTGGTTTCCGCCGTCAAATACCGTCTGATTGCCGATGTTCCGGTCGGTACTTTCTTATCGGGAGGTATCGACAGTTCCCTCGTCACGGCAATCGCTGCAAAACTGACATCGCATCCCCTCTCGACCTTTTCGATCGGATTTAACGAACCCCGGTGGGATGAAAGTGTCCATGCCGCGAATGTCGCACGCCATCTCAAAACCAACCATTTCACGGAGACGCTTGATATCGCAAACCTCATCGATCTCATGCCTACATTCGTTCAAAACTTCGATGAACCTTTTTTTGACAGCTCCGCCTTTCCGACCATGGCGGTCTCACGGCTTGCACGTCATCACGTCACCGTATCACTGACCGGTGATGGAGCCGACGAACTATTCGGAGGATATCATTATTACAATATCGTTGACAAACTCCAGCCGTTTTACCGATTTCCCAAGCCGTTGCGTTCACCGTTTGCCCATATCGTCGGCATGATACCGTCTCACAAATTCAAGCTCCTCTCCAAAGCACTCCAACAAGAAGACCTGGCGGCGGCATTTGCTTTTTCGCGAAGCATTTCAAAAGACTTTAACGGCGTACTCGATGACACGGTTCTCAAACAAACATCGAGCATACGCGACTTTTTCTCGCACGCCTCGGCCGAAATGCCCGGCCGACTCGACCCGATCGAGCGGTCCATGCGACTGGATGCGTTTTTTACACTGCCCGACGACTATCTCCAAAAAGTCGATATCGCGAGCATGGCTTTTTCGCTCGAAACCCGTTCGCCTTTTCTTGACTACCGCATCGTCGAATGGGCGGCACGTCTTCCAAGCCGTTTCAAAGTCCGCAACGGGGTTAACAAATACCTGCTGCGAAAACTTGCCTACCGATACGTACCACAGGAAATCCTCGACCGTCCGAAACAGGGCTTCGGAGTCCCGGTGGGCGACTGGATCAAAAAAGATCTGGCCGGCCATTATCAGCAATTGTTATCCGATTCAACTGCTCCTCATCTGAATAAACATAAAATACGCGAACTGCTGGAGATCCACACAAGCGGAAAACGGGACATTCATCCGTTGCTATGGGCTATTTATACTTATTTACTGTGGGAGAAACATTATGATTAA
- a CDS encoding carbamoyltransferase, with product MYVLGISAYYHDSAAVLIHDETIVAAVQEERFTRKKADASFPLHSIRYCLEEAGITLDQIDYVAFYDKPFVKFERLLETYLSEAPLGFASFVLSIPVWLKDKLFLKETLGRELQKLFEELNPDADTKTSKAFKASVTHKIMFGEHHQSHAASAFYPSPFEEAAILTVDGVGEWTTTSLAYGKNNTVHFLEEIRFPHSLGLLYSAFTYYTGFKVNSGEYKVMGLAPYGNPKYVSLIKEHLIDIKEDGSFKLDMSYFNYTTGLTMTNRKFHDLFGGPPRKAESQLTQKEMDLAASIQVVTEEILIAMARHAKKITGSDNLCLAGGVALNCVANGKLLKENIFKNIWIQPAAGDAGGALGGAMSVYYQECGNGRTIHPDEMDKMKGSYLGPKYSSETVKVYLDSLCAVYDYYEDESTLLETVAASLAEGKVVGWHYDRMEFGPRSLGHRSIIGDARNTQMQSTMNLKIKYRESFRPFAPSVLREKVHQWFELDTDSPYMLLVAPVKQEKCFTMTEEQETLFGIDKLNVPRSEIPAVTHIDYSARIQTVHESTNPRYYRLLQEFEKRTGCPVIVNTSFNVRGEPIVCTPEDSYRCFMRTEIDVLVIDNYLLYKPLQPTFSDAGTWQTEFELD from the coding sequence ATGTACGTTTTAGGTATATCGGCATACTATCACGACTCTGCTGCGGTACTGATACACGATGAAACCATCGTGGCTGCAGTTCAGGAAGAGCGTTTCACCCGAAAAAAAGCAGATGCATCGTTTCCTCTGCATTCGATTCGTTATTGTCTTGAAGAAGCCGGAATCACTCTTGATCAAATCGATTATGTCGCTTTTTACGACAAGCCTTTCGTGAAATTTGAACGCCTTTTAGAAACCTATTTGTCCGAAGCACCGCTCGGATTCGCCTCTTTCGTACTTTCCATCCCGGTTTGGCTGAAAGATAAACTTTTTCTTAAAGAGACTCTGGGACGGGAACTGCAAAAACTGTTTGAAGAACTCAATCCGGATGCAGATACTAAAACAAGTAAAGCCTTCAAAGCTTCTGTCACACACAAAATCATGTTCGGCGAACATCATCAAAGCCATGCAGCCAGCGCTTTTTACCCAAGCCCTTTCGAAGAAGCGGCAATATTGACCGTCGATGGCGTAGGCGAATGGACAACCACTTCACTCGCTTACGGCAAAAACAATACGGTCCATTTTTTGGAGGAAATTCGCTTCCCCCATTCTCTGGGACTGCTTTATTCGGCTTTTACGTATTACACCGGTTTCAAAGTCAATAGCGGCGAGTATAAAGTAATGGGATTGGCTCCTTATGGCAATCCAAAATACGTTTCGCTGATTAAAGAACACCTCATTGATATCAAAGAAGACGGCTCCTTCAAACTGGATATGAGCTATTTCAACTATACCACCGGCCTAACGATGACCAATCGGAAATTCCATGATCTTTTTGGAGGACCGCCTCGAAAAGCCGAGAGTCAATTAACTCAAAAAGAAATGGATCTGGCCGCATCAATACAGGTAGTAACCGAAGAAATTTTGATTGCGATGGCCCGTCATGCTAAAAAAATCACCGGGTCGGACAATCTGTGTCTTGCCGGAGGGGTAGCGCTCAATTGCGTTGCCAACGGAAAACTGCTCAAAGAAAATATTTTTAAAAACATCTGGATACAACCGGCCGCAGGGGATGCTGGAGGTGCGCTCGGCGGTGCAATGAGCGTTTACTATCAAGAATGTGGAAATGGCCGTACAATTCATCCGGATGAGATGGATAAAATGAAAGGTTCTTATCTCGGACCGAAATACTCTTCCGAAACCGTCAAAGTATATCTAGATTCTCTCTGCGCCGTATACGATTATTATGAAGACGAATCAACATTGCTTGAAACCGTAGCAGCCAGCCTTGCTGAAGGAAAAGTAGTCGGCTGGCATTATGACCGTATGGAATTCGGCCCTCGTTCTCTCGGGCATCGAAGCATCATCGGCGACGCTCGAAATACGCAAATGCAATCGACCATGAATTTGAAAATCAAATACCGGGAGTCTTTCAGACCGTTTGCCCCGAGCGTGTTGCGTGAAAAAGTGCATCAATGGTTCGAGTTGGATACAGACAGTCCCTACATGCTTCTGGTTGCACCTGTTAAACAAGAGAAATGCTTCACTATGACCGAAGAGCAGGAAACTCTTTTCGGCATTGACAAGCTTAATGTTCCTCGCAGCGAAATTCCCGCCGTAACCCACATCGATTACAGTGCGAGGATACAAACCGTCCACGAATCGACAAACCCCCGGTACTACCGTCTTTTGCAAGAATTCGAAAAAAGAACCGGCTGTCCGGTCATCGTAAATACCTCTTTTAACGTGCGAGGAGAACCGATCGTCTGTACGCCCGAGGACAGTTACCGCTGCTTTATGCGGACTGAAATCGATGTGCTCGTAATTGACAATTATCTCCTCTACAAACCTCTTCAGCCGACATTTTCCGATGCCGGAACCTGGCAAACGGAGTTTGAACTTGACTAA
- a CDS encoding alpha-1,2-fucosyltransferase yields the protein MIISRISGGLGNQMFQYAIAKAIATKNNDIFKLDISFYPKQSLRRYELNRFNIQETLANESECIALRGTENIFYKIKTKLGWNIKRPVYYKYEHHIMLFDQEIWNSSGDMYVDGFWQNENYFNNIRNELLKDFKPRNPISIKAECHLNNIKTMESVSLHIRRGDYVLDQNTNDAHGTCSINYYFQAVKYLETLLTSPHYFIFSDDIQWCKENFSFLSNKTFVDDTENAIDDLVLMKNCKHNIIANSTFSWWGAWLNENDQKIVISPVEWFQKAEWKSLNPAPASWIKL from the coding sequence ATGATCATTAGTAGGATTAGCGGTGGCCTTGGAAATCAGATGTTCCAATATGCTATTGCAAAAGCGATTGCCACAAAAAATAATGATATTTTTAAACTCGATATTTCATTTTATCCGAAGCAATCACTCCGACGATACGAATTAAATCGTTTTAATATACAAGAAACCTTGGCAAACGAAAGCGAATGCATCGCCTTACGGGGAACCGAAAACATATTTTATAAAATCAAAACCAAGCTTGGTTGGAACATCAAACGTCCGGTTTACTACAAATATGAGCATCATATTATGCTGTTTGATCAAGAAATTTGGAATAGTTCAGGAGACATGTATGTCGATGGATTTTGGCAAAACGAAAACTACTTTAATAATATTCGAAACGAATTATTAAAAGATTTTAAACCTCGTAATCCTATCAGTATAAAAGCAGAGTGCCATCTCAACAATATAAAAACCATGGAAAGTGTAAGCCTTCATATCAGACGTGGTGATTATGTACTCGATCAAAACACAAACGATGCTCACGGAACATGTTCCATAAACTATTATTTTCAAGCTGTAAAATACCTAGAAACATTGTTAACGTCTCCCCATTATTTTATTTTTTCGGATGATATTCAATGGTGCAAAGAGAACTTCTCCTTTTTGAGCAACAAAACCTTTGTAGACGATACCGAAAACGCGATAGATGATTTAGTATTAATGAAAAATTGCAAACATAACATCATCGCAAACAGCACCTTCAGCTGGTGGGGAGCATGGCTCAACGAAAATGATCAAAAAATTGTCATTAGCCCAGTTGAATGGTTCCAAAAAGCAGAATGGAAATCTCTCAACCCGGCACCTGCATCGTGGATTAAATTGTGA
- a CDS encoding glycosyltransferase family 1 protein: MKKIFINALSAHQGGGQTYLLNLFENRPKGEFEIHLLVHRKNRYLFERFRADDFMLVENNLASGNIVQRVLFEKFFLPGLLQRLGIDVYYAPGGIMNVAVPQGCTSVVAFRNMLPFQSESIAKYPLLSYMRFRNTVLRHVFLQSFRNADKVIFISDYARAVIRRFIPDIDRKSTVIYHGLNEMFLYSPHKLISEEPFPYHDYYLYVSTLDVYKSQLELIESWNTLTRTHNFSKKLLLVGPQDSFYGPLVTDKIREYGLEDSVIYIGKVPYERLPLYYHHAEAILYASICENCPNILLESMASRKMIYCSNHQPMPEFGQESVVYFDPHDPDELVRLILSCDGDTELHQDYGRKAMEQARKFDWVKTAHETFAYLTESKIVL; encoded by the coding sequence ATGAAAAAAATCTTTATCAATGCTCTTTCTGCCCATCAGGGAGGAGGGCAAACGTATCTGCTGAACCTTTTTGAAAACCGCCCGAAAGGGGAATTCGAAATCCACCTTCTGGTCCATCGCAAAAACCGGTATCTGTTCGAGCGGTTCAGAGCGGATGATTTTATGCTGGTTGAAAACAATCTGGCTTCGGGCAACATCGTTCAACGCGTACTATTTGAAAAATTCTTTCTTCCGGGACTGCTCCAACGGCTTGGTATCGATGTCTACTACGCGCCCGGCGGGATCATGAACGTTGCCGTCCCCCAAGGGTGCACAAGTGTCGTCGCATTCCGCAACATGCTCCCTTTTCAGAGCGAATCGATCGCCAAATATCCTCTGCTGAGTTACATGCGCTTCCGCAATACCGTACTACGCCATGTTTTCCTCCAGTCGTTCCGCAACGCCGATAAAGTGATCTTCATCTCCGATTACGCACGCGCGGTGATCCGTCGTTTTATCCCGGATATTGACCGTAAAAGTACGGTGATCTACCACGGGCTGAACGAAATGTTCCTATATTCCCCTCATAAACTTATTTCAGAAGAACCGTTCCCCTATCACGACTATTATCTGTACGTTTCGACTCTTGACGTCTATAAATCGCAGCTCGAGCTGATTGAAAGCTGGAATACCCTGACCCGTACGCACAATTTTTCGAAAAAGCTCCTGCTGGTAGGGCCGCAAGACAGCTTTTACGGTCCGCTGGTCACCGACAAAATCCGGGAGTACGGTCTCGAAGATTCAGTAATCTACATCGGCAAAGTCCCTTACGAACGACTTCCCCTCTACTATCACCATGCCGAAGCGATCCTCTATGCCTCGATCTGTGAAAATTGCCCCAATATCCTCCTCGAATCGATGGCCAGCCGCAAAATGATCTATTGTTCCAATCATCAACCGATGCCTGAATTCGGACAGGAGAGTGTCGTCTATTTCGATCCCCATGATCCGGATGAACTGGTACGGCTCATTCTCTCTTGCGACGGTGATACGGAACTGCACCAGGACTATGGCCGAAAAGCGATGGAGCAGGCCCGAAAATTCGACTGGGTGAAAACCGCGCATGAAACGTTTGCGTATTTGACAGAATCAAAGATAGTGTTATGA
- a CDS encoding SxtJ family membrane protein has product MNRKNSELKKFSLLLSLVLFGTGIYTFTASSSTYPYFFAFSIIFTAIAYTKPGLLSPLYSGWMRIGHIMGTVSSKIILAILFYGVFTPIAIILKIRGKDLLNKKFDRNEASYWIERQEQPNSMKNQF; this is encoded by the coding sequence ATGAACCGAAAAAACAGCGAACTTAAAAAGTTTTCTTTATTATTGTCTCTTGTTCTTTTCGGAACAGGCATATATACGTTCACTGCCTCCTCATCTACTTATCCCTATTTTTTTGCTTTTTCGATTATTTTTACCGCCATTGCCTATACAAAACCCGGTTTGCTCTCACCTCTGTACTCAGGATGGATGCGTATCGGCCACATTATGGGAACGGTCTCATCCAAAATCATATTAGCGATCCTTTTTTACGGTGTTTTCACCCCGATTGCAATCATCTTGAAAATTCGGGGCAAAGACCTTTTAAATAAAAAATTCGACAGGAACGAAGCAAGTTACTGGATCGAACGCCAAGAACAACCCAATTCGATGAAAAATCAATTCTAA